In the Armatimonadota bacterium genome, CGCGGATCCCGCCGTCGGCGATGATGGGCACCCCGGTGCCGGCGGCGGCGCGGGCGCAGTCCATGATCGCCGTGAGCTGCGGCACGCCGGCACCGGTGACGATGCGGGTGGTGCACGTGGAGCCGGGACCAACCCCCACCTTGACCGCGTCGGCGCCCCGGGCAATGAGGTCGCGCGTGCCCTCGGCCGTGGCCACGTTGCCGGCGACGAGCGGCACGTCGGGGAACCGGGCCCGGAGCCGCTCCAGGGCGGCCAGCGCCGTCTCGGTGTGCCCGTGGGCAACGTCCAGCACCAGGGCGTCGACCCCCTCGGCCACCAGCGCCGCCGCGCGCTCGAGGTAGTCGCCGCGAATCCCCACCGCCGCCCCGACCCGCAGGCGCCCGCGCTCGTCCTTGGTGGCCTCAGGGTGCTGGAGGCGACTGCGGATGTCGCGGCTGGTGATGAGGCCGGCCAGGGTACCGTTGCCGTCCACCAGCGGCAGCTTCTCGATGCGGTGCGCGTGGAGGATCCGGCGCGCCTCCTCCAGGCCGGTGCCCGGGGGCGCGGTCACCAGGCGCTCCCGGGGGGTCATGACCGCGGCCACGGGCTTGTCCAGGTCGTCTTCGAACAGCAGGTCGCGCGCCGTCACCATCCCCAGCAGGTGCCCGTTCTCCACCACCAGCAGCCCGGCCGAGCCGTGCTCGTCCATGAACGCGAGGGCATCGCGGATGGGCCGGGTGGGCTCGATGGTGTAGGGTTCCTCGATCACGACGCTCTCGGCGCGCTTGACGCGCCGCACCTCGGCCACCTGCCGTTCGATGGGCAGGAAGCGGTGGATGATTCCCATGCCGCCCTCGCGGGCGATGGCGATGGCCATCTCGCTCTCCGTCACCGCGTCCATGTTGGCGCTCACGATGGGGATGGCCATGCTGATCTGCCGGGTGAACTGCGTGCGGGTGGACACCTGCGCGCGGGTCTCCACCGCGGAGCGCTTGGGCACCAGCAGCACGTCGTCGAACGTCAACCCCACGCGGATCTCGTCCTGTCGCATGTCGCGCGCTCCACCGAACGAACCCCTGTCGTGGACGCCCCAACCGGGACCGTGCACACCGTGACCGGGCGGGTCTCCCCCGCACCGCGTCCTGCGCACGCCACGGCCCGGCGTCCCACGACCATTGTACGCCTCGCCCCGGCCACCGGTGTATGCCCTGCCCCGGGCTACTGCAGCACGTTCTGCAGCAACATCATCAGCAGGAAGCCGACCAGCACCGCGGCGGCGGCGTCGTTGCGGTCGCTGTGCTCCAACGCTTCGGGGAGCATCTCGCCGAACACCAGAAAGCCCATGGCCCCGGCGGCGAACCCGAGGCCCAGGGGGACCAGCGGGGAGAACAGCGCCACGGCCAGCGCCGCCGGCACGGCCAGTACCGGCTGGGGCAGACTGGTGAAGATCGCCCACCAGATGCAGGCCCATCCCGAGAACCCCTCGGCCCGCAGCGGCAGGGAGACCGCCAGCCCCTCGGGGACGTTGTGGATCGCCAGTGCGATGGTCAGCAGCACGGCCAGGGTCATCTCGCCCGAGCCGAACCCCACGCCGATGGCCACGCCCTCGGAGATGCTGTGGACGAACATCGCGCCGATGACCAGCAGCGCCCGGCGCGCCGGCGCGCCCTGCAGATGGTAGAAGTTGGGGTGCGCGTGGCGTAAGCGTCGCTCGGCTACCCAGAAGAACAGCGCGCCCAGCGCCGCGCCCGCCGCCACGGTGGTATGGCCCGCACGCTGGACGCCCTCGAACACCAGGTTGAACACCGAGGCCGACAGCATCATGCCGCCGCTGAAGCCCCAGGCCAGGCCCAGCAGCCGTTGGGGGAGCGCGGAGACGAACAGGAAGGGCACCCCGCCCAGTCCCGTGGCGATGGCGGTGGCCAGGCCGGCCAGGAAGGTGAGCAGGGCGAGGGCGTCGGGGGAGAGCGTGCTGGGATCCATACTCCTCCACTATGCCCGGTCGGCCGCCCACCCTCAACCGGTGCCAGCGCACGTCGGGCCGCACCTGCAGGTGCTACCTTGGCGGCTACCTTGGCGCTACCTCACGGCGCTACCATACAAAGAGCAGATCGCTGCCCCTCAGGCCCTGCTACAGGACACCCGCCGGGCCGCACCCCGGGTACTCCCCCGTTGGTGCGGCCCGGTTGGGCGTCAGCGGGCCACAGACATGCGGCCCGTGCGTTCGTTAGAAGTGCTTCTCCCTGATGAAGGTCCCGTGCCAGGTGTGGTACCAGACCTGGCCCGTGTAGGCGTTGACGCTCAGCATGCCGATCGTCTTGCCCGCCCGCTCGACGTCGAAGGTGAAGTAGCCATAGAAGGCGGTGCCCTCATCGGGGACGGCTCCGGGCAGGACCTGCGCCAGGTACTCCGCCGCGAGGGCGCGGGCGCGGTCCCGTGTGATCGTGGGGGTAGCCGCAGGCGCACCGGGTGCCGCACCGGGCCCACCCTGCACGCACCACCCGCCGCCCATCATGCCGGGACCGTACGGGCCCGGCCCACCAGCGCCGCGGCCGGGCGTCCCGCCCGGTCCCATCATGCCCGGACCCCGGGGACCACCGCCCATCATGCCCGGGCCATACGCGCCACGGGCTGCCCCTGCGAAGCCCCCAACCCCGGCCATGTGTCCGTACTTCGTGTTCCACATCATGTTCGGCCCGGGCTCTGGCCGTACTGCCCCGTTCCGCGCGACCAGGAGCTCGAACGCCCCGAGGCCGGTGCTCTTCTCGACGACGACCGCGTAGAAGTGGTTGGAGAACTCCATGATCTCTTTGAGTGCCAGGTCCGGGTTGCCCCATGCCGCCAGCACCTGCCGGACGCGCTCGGCGGCGGCATCGATGGTGAGCGCGCCCCCGCCTGCCGCGGGAGGCGCGGACCACCACCACCCGTGCATTCCCCACGCCGGGAACCCTGGCCCCGGCTGCGCGAGGACAGGTACGGCGAGGGCGGCCACGACGGCCAGCACTCCCGCGCTCAGGTAGACGTGTCGACGACTCACGGTGCCTCACCCTCCTTGGAACATCCAGTCTCCCCCTGTCCCACGCTAGCGGGCCCGTGCGAACCCGTCATGAACGACGTGTGAACCGCCCGTGAACCGCATCGCTACCCGCAGGCACGCTGACGTGGGGCCAGCCGAAGAACCCGGAGCAGCGCAGCGTGGGACGCAGGCGACCCTCGTCGGGCACGCGGACACGTGGCCCGGCAGGCCACGGGGCCCGGTTCGGGACATACTGGCCGGCGGCGTCCGGAGCGTGTCTACAGCGTGTCTCCCAAGACAGCGCGTCGACGTCGCGCCGCCGACGCTGCGGGCGCGCTGGCCCGACCGTTTCCTACCGCGACCGCGGCTGCAGCGGGCAGAGCACCCCGGTGAACGACCGCTCTTTGGCCCACGCGGCCCAGGCGCGCTCGCCCAGGCTCGCCCGCATGGCGGCCGAGACGACGCGCTCGCCCGGCTTGGGATCGTGGGCGCTGAAGAGCAGCAGCAGGTGGCAGGGGAACTCCGGGCACACCCCGCAGTGCTCCACCCCGCGAATGCGGGCGCAGGTATAGATCGGGCAGATGTT is a window encoding:
- a CDS encoding ZIP family metal transporter, which codes for MDPSTLSPDALALLTFLAGLATAIATGLGGVPFLFVSALPQRLLGLAWGFSGGMMLSASVFNLVFEGVQRAGHTTVAAGAALGALFFWVAERRLRHAHPNFYHLQGAPARRALLVIGAMFVHSISEGVAIGVGFGSGEMTLAVLLTIALAIHNVPEGLAVSLPLRAEGFSGWACIWWAIFTSLPQPVLAVPAALAVALFSPLVPLGLGFAAGAMGFLVFGEMLPEALEHSDRNDAAAAVLVGFLLMMLLQNVLQ
- the guaB gene encoding IMP dehydrogenase is translated as MRQDEIRVGLTFDDVLLVPKRSAVETRAQVSTRTQFTRQISMAIPIVSANMDAVTESEMAIAIAREGGMGIIHRFLPIERQVAEVRRVKRAESVVIEEPYTIEPTRPIRDALAFMDEHGSAGLLVVENGHLLGMVTARDLLFEDDLDKPVAAVMTPRERLVTAPPGTGLEEARRILHAHRIEKLPLVDGNGTLAGLITSRDIRSRLQHPEATKDERGRLRVGAAVGIRGDYLERAAALVAEGVDALVLDVAHGHTETALAALERLRARFPDVPLVAGNVATAEGTRDLIARGADAVKVGVGPGSTCTTRIVTGAGVPQLTAIMDCARAAAGTGVPIIADGGIRGSGDITKALAAGASTVMLGNLLAGTEESPGATVVRNGRQYKTYRGMASLWATARRRALDAPVDDEDLSQIVAEGVEALVPYRGKVADVLQQLLGGLRSGMSYCGARTIPELWANAEFIRITPAGLRESLPHDVELL
- a CDS encoding DUF3795 domain-containing protein, yielding MVTTREEAIRRADEELGGRRFAGICGAYFEGDSWFEQNVPACSRQEEVDLRNICPIYTCARIRGVEHCGVCPEFPCHLLLLFSAHDPKPGERVVSAAMRASLGERAWAAWAKERSFTGVLCPLQPRSR